A stretch of DNA from Streptomyces sp. NBC_01197:
AGCCGCGCTGCGGCTCCAGGCGGATCCGGGCGCCGTTGGCACCGCCGCGCTTGTCGCTGCCGCGGAAGGTCGAGGCCGAGGCCCAGGCGGTGAAGACCAGGTCCGCCACGCTCAGACCGGAACCGAGCACCTTCTCCTTGAGCGCCGCGATGTCCTCGGCGGTGAGCGGCTCGCCCTCGGCCTCCGGCAGCGGGTCCTGCCAGAGCAGGGTCTCCGCCGGGACCTCGGGGCCCAGGTAGAGCGACTTGGGGCCCATGTCACGGTGGGTGAGCTTGTACCAGGCCCGGGCGAAGGCGTCCGCGAACTCCTCCGGGTTCTCGTGGAAGCGACGGGAGATCGGCTCGTAGACCGGGTCGAAGCGCAGCGCGAGGTCGGTGGTCAGCATCGTCGGCGCGATCTTCTTGTGGGCGTCGTGGGCGTGCGGGACGGTACCGGCGCCTGCTCCGTCCTTGGGCGTCCACTGGTGGGCACCGGCCGGGCTCTGGGTCAGCTCCCATTCGTAGCCGAAGAGGTTATCGAAGAAGCCGTTGCTCCAGCGCGTCGGGGTGCTGGTCCAGGTCACCTCCAGGCCCGAGGTGATCGTGTCGGCGCCCTTGCCGGTGCCGAAGGTGTTCCGCCAGCCGAGGCCCTGTGCCTCCAGGCCCGCCGCCTCCAGGTCGTCGCCCACGTGGTCGGCGGGTCCGGCACCGTGGGTCTTGCCGAAGGTGTGGCCGCCAGCGATGAGGGCGACGGTCTCCTCGTCGTTCATCGCCATGCGGCGGAAGGTCTCGCGGATGTCGCGGGCCGAGGCAAGCGGGTCCGGGTTGCCGTTGGGGCCCTCGGGGTTGACGTAGATGAGGCCCATCTGCACGGCACCGAGCGGTTCTTCCAGCTCGCGGTCACCGGTGTAGCGCTCATCGCCGAGCCAGGTGGTCTCCGGGCCCCAGTACACGTCGTCCTCGGGCTCCCAGACGTCCGCGCGGCCACCGGCGAAGCCGAAGGTCTCGAATCCCATCGACTCCAGGGCGACGTTGCCCGCGAGGATCAGCAGGTCGGCCCAGGACAGGCTCTGGCCGTACTTCTTCTTCACCGGCCACAGCAGACGGCGGGCCTTGTCGAGGTTGACGTTGTCCGGCCAGCTGTTGAGCGGCGCGAACCGCTGCTGTCCGGCACCCGCGCCACCACGGCCGTCGCTGATGCGGTAGGTGCCCGCGCTGTGCCACGCCATGCGGATGATGAGCGGCCCATAGTGACCGAAGTCGGCCGGCCACCACTCCTGAGAGGTGGTCAGGACCTCGGCGATGTCCTGTTTCACAGCCGGCAGATCGAGGGTCTTGAATGCCTCGGCGTAGTCGAACTCCCCGCCGAGCGGATTGGCGACGGGCTGGTTCTTGGCGAGGATCTTCAGGTTGAGCCGCTCCGGCCACCACTGCCGGTTGCCGCCGCCCTGAGTCGGGTGCGGGGCGCGGGCCGTGTGCACGACCGGGCACCCACCCGCCTCCTCGGTCTTCGGATCGGTGACTATGGCGTCGTGGTTCTCAGTCATGGAATTCCTTCCGGACCGGCGCGAATCGCGGTGCTGGAGAAAGTGTGGACGGTGGCAGTGCAGCCGGAGCTTCCCGGACATCAGACACCCAGCTGCGCGCCGGGGCACACACCGGAGTGACCGGGTCGGACGGTAACGAGCGGTGTCGTACGCGAGAAGGCAGGCAGGCCACAGCCGGACCGCCCGTAGTGGTCCATCTCGCGTTCGGCTCCTCCATCGAGAGCACCCGTTCCCTTGGCTAGTGCCGGAACATATCCTACAATGGACTCAGTCTAAGTCAAGAAGTACGCCAGTGCCGTGACCGGCCGCAAGGCGGTCCGGCAGCAGGACCCGTGCGATCGGAAGAGCCCGGAAGAGGGGGACCGCGATGAGCGACCTGGTGGAACGACTGCGCGGGCGGGGCTGGCGGATGACCGCGCAGCGGCGGGTCGTCGCGGAGGTTCTCGACGGCGACCACGTGCACCTCACCGCCGACGAGGTGCAGGACCGGGCCGTTCGCCTGCTGCCTGAGATATCCCGCGCGACGGTCTACAACACCTTGGGCGAGATGGTCTCCCTCGGCGAGGTCATGGAAGTCTCCACCGGCGGGCGCGCCAAGCGGTACGACCCCAACGCCCGTCATCCGCACCAGCATCTGGTCTGCTCCGGCTGCGGCACCATCCGCGACGTCCATCCGGCCCATTCCCCGCTCGGCGACCTGCCCGACACGGAGCGGTTCGGCTTCACCGTGACGGCAGCCGACATCACGTACCGCGGGCTGTGCCCGGCCTGCGCGGGCACAGCCTGAACGCGGCTGCGCCAAGTGGCCGAACACCGTCTGCCCGGACTACTGGGTGCGCAGCCCCTCGGCGCGTTCTGGAACGTCTTCGACCGGGTCGCCGGGGGTGGGCCGGTGACCCGGCTCCCGAGGTCATCGTCGACCGGCACCGCGCCATCGTGGCGGCGCTGCGGGCCCGCGACGTGCAGGAGGCCATAGCCACGCACTTCCGGGGCATCGAGGCGCGGGCGGAGCGTCGCACGCGGGGCCTGAACTGATCAAAACCCCTGCATCCCGGCTCGGATCGTGACACAGTCCCGCCGTGACTTACGAACATGAGTTTGACGTCGTCGACGAGCAGCCGGTCATCGAAGTACCCGGCGCACCCACCCGCATGTCCGCCTATCTGGCCCGCCCCGCTACCGCGGGCGACCACCCGGTCGTGC
This window harbors:
- the katG gene encoding catalase/peroxidase HPI, which translates into the protein MTENHDAIVTDPKTEEAGGCPVVHTARAPHPTQGGGNRQWWPERLNLKILAKNQPVANPLGGEFDYAEAFKTLDLPAVKQDIAEVLTTSQEWWPADFGHYGPLIIRMAWHSAGTYRISDGRGGAGAGQQRFAPLNSWPDNVNLDKARRLLWPVKKKYGQSLSWADLLILAGNVALESMGFETFGFAGGRADVWEPEDDVYWGPETTWLGDERYTGDRELEEPLGAVQMGLIYVNPEGPNGNPDPLASARDIRETFRRMAMNDEETVALIAGGHTFGKTHGAGPADHVGDDLEAAGLEAQGLGWRNTFGTGKGADTITSGLEVTWTSTPTRWSNGFFDNLFGYEWELTQSPAGAHQWTPKDGAGAGTVPHAHDAHKKIAPTMLTTDLALRFDPVYEPISRRFHENPEEFADAFARAWYKLTHRDMGPKSLYLGPEVPAETLLWQDPLPEAEGEPLTAEDIAALKEKVLGSGLSVADLVFTAWASASTFRGSDKRGGANGARIRLEPQRGWEANDPERLASVLRTLEEVRADVNSGARKVSLADLIVLGGTAAVEKAARDGGHSVEVAFTPGRVDATEEHTDAESFAALEPTADGFRNYLGKGNRLPDEFLLIDRANLLTLSAPEMTALVGGLRVLGANAGQSTAGVLTNTPGVLTNDFFVNLLDLDTTWRPATDGGKGYEAVDASGKVVWTGTRADLVFGSNSELRAVAEVYASDDAKEKFVRDFAAAWTKVMDLDRYDVA
- a CDS encoding Fur family transcriptional regulator; its protein translation is MSDLVERLRGRGWRMTAQRRVVAEVLDGDHVHLTADEVQDRAVRLLPEISRATVYNTLGEMVSLGEVMEVSTGGRAKRYDPNARHPHQHLVCSGCGTIRDVHPAHSPLGDLPDTERFGFTVTAADITYRGLCPACAGTA